A single Cucumis melo cultivar AY chromosome 4, USDA_Cmelo_AY_1.0, whole genome shotgun sequence DNA region contains:
- the LOC103501983 gene encoding trimethyltridecatetraene synthase-like: MEMPLIPSCLSYITAWIATLALLLLSYRLRRRKLNLPPGPKPWPVIGNLHLIGSLPHQSIHQLSKKYGPIMHLRFGSFPVVVGSSVEMAKIFLKTQDLNFVSRPKTAAGKYTTYNYSDITWSQYGPYWRQARKMCLMELFSARRLDSYEYIRKEEMNGLVREIYKSCGEVIKVKDYLSTVSLNVISRMVLGKKYTDESSENGIVSPDEFKKMLDELFLLSGVLNIGDSIPWIDFLDLQGYVKRMKALSKKFDRFLEHVLDEHNERRKGVENYVAKDMVDVLLQLADDPNLEVKLERHGVKAFTQDLIAGGTESSAVTVEWAISELLKNPEIFNKAIEELNEVIGKERWVEEKDIVNLPYINAIAKETMRLHPVAPMLVPRMAREDCQIAGYDIAKGTRVLVNVWTIGRDPTVWRNPHAFDPDRFMESSIDVKGQDFELLPFGSGRRMCPGYSLGLKVIQSSLANLLHGFNWKLPGDMEKEDLNMEEFFGLSTPKKYPLDAVAEPRLPPHLYSLL; encoded by the exons ATGGAAATGCCACTAATTCCCTCTTGCCTTTCATACATAACTGCTTGGATAGCCACTCTGGCCCTCCTCCTCCTCTCCTACCGTCTCCGCCGccgcaaactcaacctcccacCTGGACCAAAACCTTGGCCTGTAATCGGAAACCTACACTTAATTGGCTCTCTGCCTCACCAATCCATTCATCAACTCTCCAAAAAATACGGCCCCATAATGCATCTTCGTTTCGGATCATTTCCCGTTGTCGTTGGATCCTCCGTGGAAATGGCAAAGATTTTCCTCAAAACACAGGATCTCAATTTCGTGTCGCGCCCGAAAACCGCGGCGGGAAAATACACAACTTATAACTATTCCGATATTACTTGGTCTCAGTACGGCCCTTATTGGCGGCAGGCTCGTAAGATGTGTTTGATGGAGCTTTTTAGTGCAAGAAGACTTGATTCTTATGAGTATATACGTAAGGAAGAAATGAATGGTCTGGTTAGAGAAATTTACAAGTCTTGTGGTGAAGTAATTAAGGTTAAGGATTATTTGTCTACGGTGAGTTTGAATGTGATAAGTAGGATGGTGTTGGGAAAGAAGTACACGGATGAATCATCAGAAAATGGGATAGTTAGTCCAGATGAGTTTAAGAAAATGTTGGATGAGTTGTTTTTGCTGAGTGGTGTGTTGAATATTGGGGATTCAATTCCATGGATTGATTTCTTGGATTTGCAAGGGTATGTGAAGAGAATGAAGGCTTTGAGTAAGAAATTTGACAGGTTTCTTGAACATGTGTTGGATGAACataatgaaagaagaaagggaGTGGAGAATTATGTGGCTAAAGATATGGTGGATGTTTTGTTGCAATTGGCTGATGATCCTAACCTTGAAGTTAAACTTGAAAGACATGGTGTCAAGGCTTTTACTCAG GATCTAATAGCAGGAGGAACAGAGAGTTCAGCAGTGACAGTAGAGTGGGCAATATCAGAACTATTAAAAAATCCAGAGATCTTCAACAAAGCAATCGAAGAACTAAATGAAGTAATTGGAAAAGAAAGATGGGTAGAGGAGAAGGACATCGTTAACTTACCATACATAAATGCCATAGCCAAAGAAACAATGAGACTACACCCAGTAGCACCAATGCTAGTGCCAAGAATGGCTCGAGAGGATTGTCAAATTGCAGGGTACGACATAGCCAAAGGTACACGAGTCCTTGTGAATGTGTGGACCATTGGGAGAGACCCAACAGTTTGGAGAAACCCACATGCCTTTGACCCAGATAGGTTCATGGAAAGTAGTATCGATGTGAAAGGGCAAGATTTTGAGCTTTTGCCATTTGGGTCTGGAAGAAGGATGTGCCCCGGGTATAGTCTTGGTCTTAAGGTTATTCAGTCAAGTTTGGCTAATTTATTGCATGGGTTTAATTGGAAATTGCCTGGGGACATGGAGAAGGAAGATCTGAATATGGAAGAATTTTTTGGGCTTTCTACTCCTAAGAAATACCCACTTGATGCTGTTGCTGAGCCAAGACTTCCTCCCCATCTTTACTCTTTGTTATGA
- the LOC103501982 gene encoding coatomer subunit beta-1-like, which produces MEKSCTLLVHFDKGTPAMANEIKEALEGNDIDSKIEALKKAIMLLLNGETIPQLFITIIRYVLPSDDHTIQKLLLLYLEIIDKTDSRGKVLPEMILICQNLRNNLQHPNEYIRGVTLRFLCRLNETEIIEPLIPSILTNLEHRHPFVRRNAVLAVMSVYKLPQGEQLLDSAPEIIEKFLTSEQDNSSKRNAFLMLFNCAQERAINYLFTNIDRMTDWGEQLQMVVLELIRKVCRANKAEKGKYIKIIISLLNAPSTAVIYECAGTLVSLSSAPTAIRAAANTYCQLLLSQSDNNVKLIVLDRLNELKTSHREIMVELVMDVLRALSSPNLDIRRKTIDIALELITPRNIDEVVMSLKKEVVKTQSGEHEKNGEYRQMLVQAIHTCAIKFPEVASTVVHLLMDFLSDTNVASAMDVVVFVREIIETNPKLRVSIITRLLDTFYQIRAARVCSCALWIIGEYCLSLSEVESGISTIKTCLGDLPFYTASEEGEAQESSKTSQQVSSTTVSSRRPAILADGTYATQSAALETAMSPPTLVQGSLSSIGNLRSLILSGDFFLGAVVACTLTKLVLRLEEVQPSKVEVNRTFTQALLIMVSMLQLGESSFLPHPIDSDSRDRIVLCIRLLSNTGDEVRKIWLQSCRQSFVKMLAEKQRHETEEIKARAQISHAQPDDLIDFYHLKSRKGMSQLELEDEVQDDLKRATGEFTKEGDDANKLNRILQLTGFSDPVYAEAYVTVHHYDIVLDVTVINRTKETLQNLCLELATMGDLKLVERPQNYTLAPESSKQIKANIKVSSTETGVIFGNIVYETSSNVLERTVIVLNDIHIDIMDYISPASCTDVAFRAMWAEFEWENKVAVNTIIQDEKEFLNHIMKSTNMKCLTPISALEGECGFLAANLYAKSVFGEDALVNVSIEKQADSKLSGYIRIRSKTQGIALSLGDKITLKQKGGS; this is translated from the exons ATGGAGAAGTCGTGCACTCTGTTGGTGCACTTCGACAAGGGCACCCCAGCCATGGCGAATGAGATCAAGGAAGCTTTGGAAGGAAATGACATTGATTCCAAGATTGAAGCATTGAAAAAAGCGATTATGTTGTTGCTCAATGGTGAAACCATTCCTCAACTTTTCATCACAATTATACGTTATGTTCTTCCTTCTGATGACCACACCATCCAGAAACTCCTCCTTCTTTATTTGGAGATCATTGACAAGACCGATTCACGAGGTAAAGTTTTGCCGGAGATGATTCTTATTTGCCAGAACCTACGTAACAACCTTCAGCATCCTAACGAGTATATTCGTGGGGTTACCCTGCGATTTCTCTGCCGTTTGAATGAAACTGAGATCATTGAGCCCCTGATCCCTTCCATTCTCACCAATTTGGAGCATCGCCACCCATTTGTTCGTCGAAATGCGGTGCTTGCTGTCATGTCCGTTTACAAACTTCCTCAAGGGGAGCAATTACTGGATAGTGCACCTGAGATCATCGAGAAGTTCTTGACCTCTGAGCAGGACAATTCCAGTAAGCGAAATGCTTTTCTTATGCTCTTCAATTGTGCTCAAGAAAGGGCTATCAATTACCTCTTTACTAACATCGATAGGATGACTGATTGGGGTGAGCAGCTTCAGATGGTTGTCTTAGAATTAATTAGGAAGGTTTGCCGGGCCAATAAGGCTGAGAAAGGAAAATATATTAAGATCATTATATCATTGTTGAATGCCCCATCAACTGCTGTCATTTATGAGTGTGCTGGAACTCTTGTGTCTCTTTCCTCAGCTCCCACGGCTATTAGAGCCGCTGCGAATACTTACTGCCAGCTTTTGCTCTCCCAAAGTGATAATAATGTTAAGCTTATTGTTCTTGATAGGCTCAATGAGCTGAAGACATCTCATAGGGAGATAATGGTCGAACTAGTAATGGATGTGCTTCGCGCACTTTCCAGCCCAAATCTTGATATTAGGAGGAAAACGATTGATATTGCCCTTGAATTGATTACTCCTAGGAATATTGATGAAGTTGTTATGTCGCTGAAGAAGGAGGTGGTGAAGACTCAAAGTGGAGAGCATGAGAAGAATGGGGAATATAGGCAAATGCTGGTGCAGGCTATTCATACTTGTGCAATTAAGTTCCCTGAGGTTGCCAGCACAGTGGTACATCTCTTGATGGATTTCTTGAGCGATACCAATGTAGCTTCAGCAATGGATGTTGTTGTTTTTGTTCGTGAGATCATTGAGACAAATCCCAAGTTGCGAGTTTCTATCATTACAAGACTGTTGGATACATTCTATCAGATTCGTGCAGCGAGGGTGTGTTCTTGTGCGCTTTGGATCATTGGAGAGTACTGTCTCTCGCTCTCTGAAGTTGAGAGTGGAATCTCTACCATCAAAACTTGTCTTGGTGACCTTCCTTTCTACACAGCTTCAGAGGAAGGGGAGGCACAAGAGTCTTCAAAAACTTCACAACAAGTAAGCTCAACTACAGTATCCTCTAGAAGGCCTGCCATTCTTGCAGATGGAACCTATGCAACCCAAAGTGCTGCACTTGAGACTGCAATGTCCCCACCAACCCTTGTTCAGGGTTCACTATCCTCTATTGGAAATTTGAGATCCTTAATTCTTTCTGGCGACTTTTTCCTTGGGGCAGTTGTGGCTTGTACGCTTACAAAGCTTGTTTTGAGGCTAGAGGAGGTTCAGCCTTCCAAAGTCGAAGTGAACAGAACCTTCACTCAGGCATTATTGATCATGGTTTCTATGTTGCAACTGGGTGAATCTTCATTTCTTCCACATCCAATTGATAGTGACTCACGTGATAGGATTGTCCTCTGTATTAGACTGCTAAGCAATACCGGTGATGAAGTGAGGAAGATATGGTTGCAATCTTGCAGACAGAGCTTTGTGAAAATGCTGGCTGAAAAGCAGCGCCACGAAACTGAAGAGATAAAAGCCAGGGCTCAGATATCCCATGCGCAGCCAGATGATCTAATTGATTTTTACCACTTAAAGAGCAGGAAG GGAATGAGTCAGCTAGAACTGGAAGATGAGGTCCAAGATGATCTTAAGCGTGCTACTGGAGAGTTTACAAAGGAGGGCGATGATGCCAACAAACTCAACCGCATTCTTCAACTAACTGGATTCAGTGATCCCGTTTATGCAGAAGCTTATGTCACTGTTCATCATTATGACATTGTTCTTGATGTTACAGTGATTAATAGAACCAAAGAGACTCTTCAGAATTTGTGCCTTGAGTTGGCCACTATGGGTGACCTCAAACTTGTTGAACGTCCTCAAAACTATACGCTTGCTCCAGAGTCAAGTAAACAAATAAAGGCTAACATCAAGGTTTCTTCTACTGAAACAGGAGTCATATTTGGTAACATTGTATATGAGACTTCTTCTAATGTGCTAGAGAGAACAGTCATAGTTCTTAATGATATCCACATAGATATCATGGATTATATTTCTCCTGCATCCTGCACTGATGTGGCATTTAGAGCAATGTGGGCTGAATTTGAGTGGGAAAACAAG GTTGCTGTGAATACAATAATTCAAGATGAGAAGGAATTCCTAAACCACATTATGAAGTCAACGAATATGAAGTGCTTGACACCAAT ATCGGCATTAGAAGGTGAATGTGGTTTTCTTGCTGCCAACCTTTATGCAAAGAGTGTTTTTGGAGAAGATGCATTAGTGAATGTGAGCATTGAAAAACAAGCAGACAGCAAGTTGAGTGGATACATCAGGATAAGAAGCAAGACTCAAGGTATTGCTCTCAGTCTTGGTGATAAGATCACTTTGAAACAGAAGGGAGGCTCATGA
- the LOC103502005 gene encoding uncharacterized protein LOC103502005 yields the protein MDKGLMKLRDKFLVEYREGVFQFLEVVKFHIDDYRRKRKFPEEHLSLCYVEMHDVVEEIVLNIKENVDDIVSRPTPLATSYVTRKSISYQKAWRAREAALDDIRGSPEDSYKMLPRFAYILELNNPVISIDGTSLKNKYGGTLLSASTLDANDQIFPLAFCVVDSENDSSWTLNLKLKYKRIVDIVFHSCGKAFNIVNFEHEMHLLESSAPSIREELKSIGFAKWSRAYSPRRRYNVMTTNISESLNSVMPKAMELPICSMLEALRMMLQRWFFERRNDVDYQVTDFTKTIEGILRKQIELS from the exons ATGGACAAGGGTTTGATGAAACTTAGGGATAAATTCTtggttgagtatagagagggagtgttCCAATTTTTAGAGGTTGTCAAGTTTCACATCGATGATTACAGACGAAAAAG GAAATTTCCAGAGGAACATTTGTCTCTATGTTATGTTGAAATGCATGATGTGGTTGAAGAGATTGTATTGAATATTAAAGAAAATGTGGATGATATTGTGTCACGCCCCACCCCACTAGCCACTTCTTATGTGACTAGAAAGAG TATATCTTACCAAAAAGCATGGCGTGCTCGTGAGGCTGCATTGGATGATATTCGCGGATCTCCTGAGGACTCCTACAAGATGTTACCCAGATTTGCATACATATTGGAACTCAACAACCCAG TCATTTCTATTGATGGAACTAGTTTGAAGAATAAGTACGGTGGTACTTTGTTATCTGCTTCAACACTTGATGCCAATGATCAGATTTTTCCACTAGCTTTTTGTGTTGTGGATTCTGAGAACGATTCCTCATGGACTTT GAACCTCAAGTTGAAGTATAAGAGAATAGTGGATATCGTCTTTCATTCATGTGGGAAGGCATTTAATATTGTAAACTTCGAACACGAAATGCATTTGTTGGAATCTTCTGCCCCTAGTATACGTGAGGAGCTTAAATCCATTGGTTTTGCTAAGTGGTCTCGTGCCTACTCACCACGTAGGAGATATAATGTCATGACCACTAATATATCTGAGAGTTTGAATTCTGTTATGCCGAAGGCTATGGAGTTACCAATATGTTCAATGCTTGAGGCTTTGCGAATGATGTTGCAAAGATGGTTTTTTGAACGGAGGAATGATGTTGATTATCAAGTTACTGATTTTACCAAAACTATTGAAGGTATATTAAGGAAACAGATTGAACTTAGTTGA